One part of the Lotus japonicus ecotype B-129 chromosome 2, LjGifu_v1.2 genome encodes these proteins:
- the LOC130741072 gene encoding uncharacterized protein LOC130741072 has product MASGWVKSLQCKSKAFEDVYHPNSKHLIPSASCRKSVQNIKDVVLDTTKPKPKPKPKKPLQKHPSSRYPTTSSTKPDFETTTVNRSRSTTTTNTRHAPTPDPRFPSLTELTEGHPSRNVVEIIFHTSWGPKPFSGRVEMIFKVHNGSRTVSRFEEYREAVKVRAGSAKGSEDWEENARCVADGNEVMRFHCLGPTSGGGPYGGACAWSFPGGKGSAICTFSGSGGAHESSGGGKGRRAMLVCRVVAGRVSKQIGFMDSLLDGRVGFDSVSGDNGELFVFDSRAVLPCFLIIYKL; this is encoded by the coding sequence ATGGCTAGTGGGTGGGTGAAGTCATTGCAATGCAAGTCCAAAGCCTTTGAAGATGTCTACCACCCAAATTCCAAACACCTTATCCCCAGTGCCAGTTGCAGAAAGAGCGTTCAAAACATCAAAGACGTTGTTCTCGACACCACCAAGCCCAAGCCCAAACCCAAGCCCAAAAAACCACTCCAGAAACACCCAAGTTCCAGATACCCAACAACCTCTTCCACCAAACCTGATTTCGAAACAACCACTGTCAACCGCTCCCGGAGcacaaccaccaccaacacccgCCATGCCCCGACGCCGGACCCTCGCTTTCCTTCCTTGACAGAGCTTACAGAAGGGCATCCTTCGCGGAACGTGGTTGAGATTATCTTCCACACAAGCTGGGGACCCAAACCGTTTTCGGGTCGGGTCGAGATGATTTTCAAGGTGCACAATGGGTCACGCACGGTGTCGCGGTTCGAGGAGTATCGTGAGGCGGTGAAGGTTCGGGCCGGGTCGGCGAAGGGGAGCGAGGATTGGGAGGAGAATGCGCGTTGTGTTGCCGATGGGAATGAGGTGATGAGGTTTCACTGCTTGGGTCCCACATCGGGTGGTGGTCCTTACGGCGGGGCTTGTGCGTGGTCGTTTCCCGGCGGGAAAGGGTCGGCGATCTGCACGTTTTCCGGTAGCGGCGGCGCGCATGAGAGCTCCGGTGGAGGGAAGGGAAGAAGGGCTATGTTGGTGTGCCGGGTCGTAGCGGGTCGGGTTTCGAAACAAATAGGGTTTATGGACTCGTTGTTGGATGGGCGAGTTGGGTTTGACTCAGTGAGTGGGGACAACGGCgagttgtttgtgtttgactcgCGTGCTGTATTGCCTTGTTTTCTTATCATTTATAAATTGTAA